The genome window CATGACCATCGCGACCCGCAAGCTCGGTGCGCACGGACCGGAGGTGTCCGCCATCGGCCTGGGCGCCATGGGTATGTCCGACCTGTACGGGCCCGCCGACGACGCCGAGAGCGTCGCCACCCTGCACGCCGCGATCGACGCGGGCCTGAACCTCATCGACACCGCGGACTTCTACGGCTCGGGCGCCAACGAGATGCTCATCGCCCGGGCGCTGAAGGAGCGCAGGCGTGACGAGGTCGTGCTGAGCGTCAAGTTCGGCTCCCGCCGCACCCCCGACGGCGGCTTCCAGCCCGTGCCGTACGACGTCTCCCCGGCCGCGGTCAAGGACCGCCTCGCCTACTCCCTGCGGCGGCTGAACACCGACCACATCGACATCTACCGTCCCGCACGCCTCAACCCGGACATCCCTGTCGAGGAGACCGTCGGCGCGCTCGCGGAGATGCGGCAGGCCGGCTTCATCCGGCACATCGGTCTGTCGGAGGTCGGTGCGGACACCATCCGCCGCGCCGCGGCCGTCGCACCCATCAGCGACGTGCAGATCGAGTACTCGCTGCTCTCCCGCGGCCCGGAGGCGTCCGTCATCCCGGCGCTGCGCGAGCTCGGCATCGGACTGACCGCCTACGGCGTGCTCTCCCGCGGCCTGCTCAGCGGCCACTGGAGCGCCGCGCGGAACCTGGGCGCCGACGACTTCCGCGCCCACAGCCCACGCTTCCAGGGCGAGAACCTCGAGGCCAACCTCCGCCTGGTCGAGGCACTGGGACGCGTGGCCGAGCGCCTGGGCGCCACCACCGGTCAGGTCGCCATCGCCTGGGTGGCCGCCCAGGGCCAGGACGTCGTCCCCCTGATCGGCGCCCGCCGAAGGGAGCGCCTGACCGAATCCCTCGGCGCCGCCGGCCTCGACCTGGACACCGATGCCCTCGCCGAGATCGAGGCGGCGGTCCCCGCGGGTTCCGCCGCCGGGGAGCGGTACGCCGCCCCCCTCATGGCCACGCTCGACAGCGAACGCTGACAGACCCACCCGTAACCCACAGCCACGAAGGACGGAACACCATGACCGACAACACCACCACCACGCCCCGCGTCGCCCTGGTCACCGGCGGCTCCGGCGGCATCGGCCGCGCGGTCGTCGAGCGCCTCGCCAGGGACGGCATCGCCGTCGGCGTGCACTACGCCGGCAACAAGGCCCGCGCCGACGACACGGTGGCCGCGGTCACCGCGGCGGGCGGCCGGGCGATCGCGGTCGGCGGCGACATCGCCGACGAGCACGCCATGGCGGAGGCGTTCGACGCCGTGGAGCGGGAGTTCGGCGGCATCGACGTCGTCGTCAACACGGCGGGCATCATGCTGCTGTCGCCGATCGCCACGCTCGACCTGGACGACCTGGACCGGATGCACCGCACCAACATCCGCGGCACCTTCGTGGTCTCCCAGCAGGCGGCCCGGCGGGTGCGCGCCGGTGGCGCGATCATCAACTTCTCGACCTCGGTCACCCGCCTGCAGTTCCCGAACTACGGCGCCTACGCGGCGAGCAAGGGCGCGGTCGAGGCCATGACCCTGGTCCTGGCCCGCGAACTGCGGGGCAAGGACATCACCGTCAACGCCGTGGCCCCCGGCCCCACCGCCACGCCCCTGTTCCTGGAGGGCAAGGACCAGGCCGCGATCAACAACCTGTCCAAGGCGGCTCCCCTGGAGCGCCTGGGCACGCCGGAGGACATCGCCGAGGCGGTCGCGTTCCTCGCCGGCCCGGCGCGCTGGATCAACGGCCAGGTCCTGTACGCCAACGGCGGCGTGGCCTGACCCGGCCACCTTCCCTCCCTGACGCCCTCCCGTCCCTGAGCCCTCCCCCACCCGCCCGCGAAGCCCTCTCTCGAGGAGAGAACTCCCATGAAGAACATCGTCGTGATCACCGGTGCCTCCAGCGGCTTCGGCGCCCTGACCGCCCGCGCCCTCGCCGACTCCGGCAACACCGTCCACGCCGGCATGCGCCAGACCGGCACCCGCAACGCGCCGCAGGTCGAAGCCGCCGCCGACTACAGCGCCCGGCACGGCGTCGACCTGCGCGCCATCGAACTCGACGTCAACTCCCAGGAGTCCGTGGACGCCGCCATCGACCGGGTCGTCACCGAGCACGGCCGCATCGACGTCCTGATCCACAACGCCGGGCACATGGTCACCGGACCGGCCGAGGCGTTCACCCCCGAGCAGCTCGCCGAGCTGTACGACGTGAACGTCCTCTCCACCCAGCGCGTCAACCGGGCGGTCCTGCCCCACCTGCGGAAGGCGGGCCGGGGCCTGGTGATCTGGGTGTCCAGCTCGAGCGTGAAGGGCGGCACCCCGCCGTACCTCGCCCCGTACTTCGCCGCCAAGGCCGCCATGGACTCCCTGGCCGTGAGCTACGCCGCCGAGCTCGCGCGCTGGGGGGTGGAGACCTCCATCGTGGTCCCCGGCTCGTTCACCAGCGGCACCAATCACTTCGCCCACTCCGGCCGCCCCGCCGACAGCGCCACCGAGGCGCAGTACGAGACGAAGTACCCCGGCCTCATGGAACAGGTCGCCCGGAAGCTGGCCGCGCTGGCCCCCGAGGACGCGGACGCCTCGATGGTCTCCGACGAGATCGCCCGGATCGTCGCGCTCCCCGCCGGACAGCGGCCGTACCGCGTCCACATCGACCCCGCCGACGACGGCTCGGAAGAGGTCTCCGACGTTGCCGACCGCGTCCGCCGCGAGTTCCTCACCCGCGTCGACCTCGCCGACCTGCTCACCGCGCACCCGGCGCACGCGCCAGAGGCACCCGGCGCGGTCGTGGCGTAACCCCCGGCTCGCACGGGACGACGAACCCCGGGCCCTGGCACGGGGTTCGTCAGACGTTGTCGGGGAGGGCGAGCCACTCCTTCCAGGTGAGGTCGCGGCCTATGTAGCGCGGCTTGCGGAAGGGCCAGGCGTCGGCGATCCACTGAGGGACGAACGCGTCCAGGGCGCGTTCGAGGTCGGTACCGACCTTGTCGTCCACCACCCACCAGGAGATGTCGGCGTCGGCGCCGGCCTTCTCCGCCGGGTCGATGTACACGCAGCCCAACAGGGCGGTGCCGACCTCGTCGAAGAGTGCGTAGTTGAAGGACTTGTGCTCGGCGATCTCCCGCTCGTGGTGCAGCAGGTCCTCGTAGTCCTGGTCGTACGTCATGGTGGCGGGAGGCCAGCCCCATGCCTCGCCGTAGATGGACCACAGCCGTTCCCGCGATCCCATGACCGCCGGGTAGTCGAGGTCCGTGTCGGCGGCGGAGACGGGCCGTAGGTGATGGCCACCGGGGAGCGGCACGCGGACGGGGTGGACGAAGTCATCGGGAAGCCAGTTCATGGACCGGGAGGCTAACCGGTCAGGGCGCGTTGGGCGTCGGGGGGCCGCGGCGTCGGATCGGTTCGGCGTCCGCTCTGCGAGATGAGCGGGAGCGGCCCGGTGCCCTGGACGTGCGGCACGTGTCGAGCGGCATCGGCCGGGCAGGGCAGGGGCCGCCCCCGCAATGCGGGGGTCGTCGCGCATCGCGACGGCTAGGATCCGGGCCATGGCCCTGACCATGAGCGACGTGGACCGGTTCGAGGCCTCCAGGTCACGCCTGGAGGCCATCGCCTACCGCCTCCTCGGCTCCGCGAGCGAGGCCGAGGACGCCGTGCAGGAGACGTTCCTGCGCTGGCAGGCCGCCGACGTCGACCGCATCGAGGTCCCCGAGGCCTGGTTGACGAAGGTCCTCACCAACCTGTGCCTCAACCAGCTCACTTCGGCCCGCGCCCGGCGCGAGACCTACGTGGGCCAGTGGCTCCCCGAGCCGCTGCTCGCCGGGGATCCGATGCTCGGCCCGGCGGACACGGCCGAACAGCGCGAATCGGTCTCCTACGCGGTGCTCGCCCTGCTGGAGCGTCTCTCCCCGAACGAGCGGGCGGTGTACGTGCTGCGGGAGGCCTTCGACTACCCGCACCGGGAGATCGCCGAGATCCTCGACATCACCGAGGCCGCCAGCCAGCAGATCTACCACCGCGCCAAGAAGCACGTCGCGGACGGCAGGGCCCGCAGCGAGATCGACGAGGCCGCCGCCCGGCGGATCGTCCACGAGTTCCTCGCGGCCGCCACCAGCGGCCGGACCGAGCCGCTCGTCCGGCTGCTCACCCAGGACGCCGTCTCGATCGGCGACGGCGGCGGGAAGGTCCCGGCCCGCGCCAAGGCGTTCGAAGGCGCTCTGGCGGTCGCGAAGTTCATGCGCGGCCTGTTCAAACCGAGCAAGGCCAAGCAGGCCCTGGTCGGCGGCTCACCCGAGGTGTACGCCACGACCGCCAACGGCGACCCCGCCCTCGTGGCGGTCGTCGACGGCCGGGTCGTCGGCGTCATGTGCCTGGAGATCACCGCCGAGGGCATCGCCGCCTTCCGCAACCAGGTCAACCCCGACAAGCTCGAACGCGCGACCCGGCGATGGGCGGCCGCCGACCACGGCGAACCCCTGCTCAGCGCCTTCTGACTCTTCCGACCCCGATGTGAGGTGCTTCACATCGCGTTCCTGTCAGGAAACGGCGGGCCGCCCGGTTCAAGGGCCGAACCCACCCACGACAGCAGCGCTCGAGACAGGAGCAAGGAGATGCAGCACCGCATCGTCGTCCTCGGAGCCGGATACGCCGGAGCCATCGCCG of Streptomyces cynarae contains these proteins:
- a CDS encoding aldo/keto reductase encodes the protein MTIATRKLGAHGPEVSAIGLGAMGMSDLYGPADDAESVATLHAAIDAGLNLIDTADFYGSGANEMLIARALKERRRDEVVLSVKFGSRRTPDGGFQPVPYDVSPAAVKDRLAYSLRRLNTDHIDIYRPARLNPDIPVEETVGALAEMRQAGFIRHIGLSEVGADTIRRAAAVAPISDVQIEYSLLSRGPEASVIPALRELGIGLTAYGVLSRGLLSGHWSAARNLGADDFRAHSPRFQGENLEANLRLVEALGRVAERLGATTGQVAIAWVAAQGQDVVPLIGARRRERLTESLGAAGLDLDTDALAEIEAAVPAGSAAGERYAAPLMATLDSER
- a CDS encoding SDR family oxidoreductase, producing MTDNTTTTPRVALVTGGSGGIGRAVVERLARDGIAVGVHYAGNKARADDTVAAVTAAGGRAIAVGGDIADEHAMAEAFDAVEREFGGIDVVVNTAGIMLLSPIATLDLDDLDRMHRTNIRGTFVVSQQAARRVRAGGAIINFSTSVTRLQFPNYGAYAASKGAVEAMTLVLARELRGKDITVNAVAPGPTATPLFLEGKDQAAINNLSKAAPLERLGTPEDIAEAVAFLAGPARWINGQVLYANGGVA
- a CDS encoding SDR family oxidoreductase, whose product is MKNIVVITGASSGFGALTARALADSGNTVHAGMRQTGTRNAPQVEAAADYSARHGVDLRAIELDVNSQESVDAAIDRVVTEHGRIDVLIHNAGHMVTGPAEAFTPEQLAELYDVNVLSTQRVNRAVLPHLRKAGRGLVIWVSSSSVKGGTPPYLAPYFAAKAAMDSLAVSYAAELARWGVETSIVVPGSFTSGTNHFAHSGRPADSATEAQYETKYPGLMEQVARKLAALAPEDADASMVSDEIARIVALPAGQRPYRVHIDPADDGSEEVSDVADRVRREFLTRVDLADLLTAHPAHAPEAPGAVVA
- a CDS encoding N-acetyltransferase; its protein translation is MNWLPDDFVHPVRVPLPGGHHLRPVSAADTDLDYPAVMGSRERLWSIYGEAWGWPPATMTYDQDYEDLLHHEREIAEHKSFNYALFDEVGTALLGCVYIDPAEKAGADADISWWVVDDKVGTDLERALDAFVPQWIADAWPFRKPRYIGRDLTWKEWLALPDNV
- a CDS encoding RNA polymerase sigma-70 factor; this translates as MALTMSDVDRFEASRSRLEAIAYRLLGSASEAEDAVQETFLRWQAADVDRIEVPEAWLTKVLTNLCLNQLTSARARRETYVGQWLPEPLLAGDPMLGPADTAEQRESVSYAVLALLERLSPNERAVYVLREAFDYPHREIAEILDITEAASQQIYHRAKKHVADGRARSEIDEAAARRIVHEFLAAATSGRTEPLVRLLTQDAVSIGDGGGKVPARAKAFEGALAVAKFMRGLFKPSKAKQALVGGSPEVYATTANGDPALVAVVDGRVVGVMCLEITAEGIAAFRNQVNPDKLERATRRWAAADHGEPLLSAF